The Panacibacter microcysteis genome includes a window with the following:
- a CDS encoding glycoside hydrolase family 43 protein yields the protein MKKILRLLLLALCISFGAQAQETFTNPLLSSGPDPWCIYKDGYYYYMHTTGRDLRLWRTKNIANIAAAAHKIVWTPPATGPYSKEIWAPEIHYFQNKWYIYFSADSGNNNDHRIWVLENSAANPLEGEWMMKGKFTTPEDKWSIDGSVMEYKGRMYAIWSGWEGDKNGEQDIYIAAMKNPWTIEGERVKISKPEYAWEKQGDLKPTDNPAHINVNEGPQFLVHGDKVFVIYSASACWTDTYALGMLTADAGADLLNASSWKKSAEPVFKQSLKNKVYATGHNSFFVSPNGKENWILYHANSNPGDGCGNKRSPRAQPFTWNTDGTPDFGEPVAEGVALPIPAEQAP from the coding sequence ATGAAAAAAATATTACGGCTTTTGCTGCTTGCCCTCTGCATAAGTTTTGGTGCGCAGGCACAAGAAACATTTACAAATCCTTTACTGTCATCCGGGCCAGACCCGTGGTGCATATATAAAGATGGTTATTACTACTACATGCATACAACCGGTCGCGATCTGAGGTTGTGGCGCACAAAGAATATTGCCAACATTGCAGCGGCCGCGCATAAAATTGTGTGGACACCACCGGCAACGGGCCCGTACTCCAAAGAAATATGGGCGCCTGAAATACATTATTTTCAAAACAAGTGGTACATCTACTTTTCTGCTGACAGTGGCAACAACAACGATCACAGGATATGGGTGCTTGAAAACAGTGCAGCCAACCCATTGGAAGGTGAATGGATGATGAAAGGAAAGTTTACCACGCCGGAAGATAAGTGGAGCATTGATGGCTCTGTAATGGAGTATAAAGGCAGGATGTATGCAATATGGTCTGGCTGGGAAGGTGATAAAAATGGTGAGCAGGATATTTATATAGCTGCTATGAAAAACCCGTGGACGATAGAAGGGGAGCGGGTAAAAATTTCGAAGCCGGAATACGCGTGGGAAAAACAGGGCGATCTTAAACCGACGGACAACCCGGCGCACATTAATGTAAATGAAGGTCCGCAGTTCCTGGTGCATGGCGATAAAGTATTTGTTATATACTCTGCCAGCGCATGCTGGACGGATACTTACGCACTCGGCATGCTTACCGCAGATGCCGGTGCTGATTTATTAAACGCTTCCTCGTGGAAGAAGTCTGCCGAGCCTGTTTTTAAGCAATCGCTGAAGAACAAAGTTTATGCAACAGGTCATAACAGTTTTTTTGTATCGCCCAACGGCAAAGAAAACTGGATATTATACCATGCCAACAGCAACCCTGGTGACGGATGCGGCAACAAGCGCAGCCCACGTGCACAGCCATTTACCTGGAATACAGATGGTACACCCGATTTTGGCGAGCCTGTAGCAGAGGGCGTGGCATTGCCCATACCGGCTGAACAGGCACCATAA
- a CDS encoding aldose epimerase family protein, protein MTIQKITVFAFAVAAIMACNNTANNETETATAKKTAMVDKKNFEATIDGRQTALYVLKNGNLQAAFTNYGGRLVSLIVPGKDNNPVDVIVGFDNVMGFKNSTEPYFGATIGRYGNRIAKGKFTLDGKQYSIFTNNGANALHGGKKGYQDVVWDAQMQGDTAVVFTYLSKDGEEGFPGNLAVKVTYALTAQDGLAIHYEATTDKKTVVNLTNHAFFNLNGYGSGTINDHLLTIYADNYTPVDTTLIPLGIHAPVENTPFDFRTATKIGERVNTDDPQLKNGGGYDHNFVLNDSTADMHKAASVIADKTGIRMDVFTQEPGLQFYGGNFMQSKNNMKGGTKDAYRTAFCLETQHFPDSPNQPQFPSTVLEPGKVYKTSSLYSFSVKQ, encoded by the coding sequence ATGACCATTCAAAAAATAACCGTCTTTGCTTTTGCTGTAGCTGCAATAATGGCCTGCAACAACACAGCAAACAACGAAACAGAAACTGCAACCGCTAAAAAAACAGCTATGGTTGATAAAAAAAATTTTGAAGCAACAATAGATGGCAGGCAAACCGCACTCTATGTGTTAAAGAACGGCAACCTGCAGGCAGCTTTTACCAATTATGGCGGCCGGCTGGTAAGTCTTATAGTGCCGGGCAAAGACAATAACCCTGTTGATGTAATTGTTGGGTTTGACAATGTGATGGGTTTTAAAAATTCCACTGAACCATATTTTGGTGCAACCATCGGCCGCTACGGAAACCGCATTGCCAAAGGAAAATTTACACTTGATGGTAAACAGTACAGCATCTTTACCAACAACGGTGCAAACGCTCTGCACGGTGGTAAAAAGGGTTACCAGGATGTAGTGTGGGATGCGCAAATGCAGGGTGATACAGCCGTTGTTTTTACTTATCTAAGCAAAGATGGTGAGGAGGGTTTCCCCGGAAACCTGGCTGTAAAAGTTACGTATGCATTAACTGCGCAAGACGGCCTTGCTATACATTACGAAGCCACTACTGATAAAAAAACAGTGGTTAACCTTACCAATCATGCATTCTTTAACCTGAACGGTTACGGCAGTGGTACCATCAACGATCATTTGCTTACCATTTATGCAGACAACTATACACCGGTAGATACTACCCTTATACCGCTGGGCATACACGCACCGGTAGAAAACACACCATTCGATTTTAGAACCGCAACAAAAATTGGTGAGCGTGTAAATACCGACGATCCCCAACTGAAGAATGGCGGCGGATACGATCATAATTTTGTATTAAACGACAGCACTGCTGATATGCATAAAGCCGCAAGCGTTATAGCAGATAAAACCGGTATCAGGATGGATGTGTTTACGCAGGAACCGGGCCTGCAGTTTTATGGCGGCAATTTTATGCAAAGCAAAAACAATATGAAGGGTGGAACAAAAGATGCATACCGCACCGCGTTTTGCCTGGAAACCCAGCATTTTCCCGACAGTCCCAACCAGCCGCAGTTTCCATCAACTGTGCTGGAGCCGGGTAAAGTATATAAAACAAGTTCTTTGTACAGTTTTTCTGTAAAACAATAA
- a CDS encoding glycoside hydrolase family 76 protein: MPDIFKNRTGHSLLNLEKQQMNYSNNTFIRLLLCAAVGLLFFFPVAGQQKEEYARRINLLQKNIDAHFYDAAKGLYYEHYPKKANDKLHSYMWPLCALVQAANEQEAIMQDNDAMEPVVRAIEQYYNTDAPANGYQAYVTAEEHDSRFYDDNQWIAIACLDAYNRTRKDYYLDKPKEIYRFMMTGFDTISGGGLYWKEDEKTTKNTCSNGPGILIALQLYSITGQKNYLDTAMLLYKWVNQHLQSADGLYYDHIKIPSLKIDSAKYTYNTGTMLQANVLLYRITKDQQYLSEAQRIAAAARQYFYRHNKLPGNYWFNAVLLRGLQDLYREDHNRAHIEWFAKDAERIWARKRNADNLVGTQKNYAMIDQAAMIEIYARLLGML, from the coding sequence ATGCCTGACATTTTTAAAAACCGTACCGGCCATTCTTTGCTTAACCTGGAAAAACAACAAATGAATTACAGCAACAATACATTTATCCGGCTTTTGTTATGTGCAGCGGTGGGCCTGTTATTCTTCTTTCCTGTTGCAGGGCAGCAAAAAGAGGAATATGCCAGGCGCATCAATCTACTGCAAAAGAATATTGACGCACATTTTTACGATGCTGCCAAAGGCCTTTACTACGAGCATTATCCTAAAAAGGCAAACGATAAACTGCACTCTTATATGTGGCCGCTCTGTGCTTTGGTACAGGCCGCCAACGAACAGGAAGCGATCATGCAGGACAATGATGCTATGGAACCGGTAGTAAGAGCCATTGAACAATACTACAACACAGATGCTCCTGCAAATGGTTACCAGGCTTACGTTACCGCAGAAGAACATGACAGCCGGTTTTACGACGACAACCAGTGGATTGCAATTGCCTGCCTCGATGCCTATAACAGAACCCGCAAGGATTACTACCTGGATAAACCGAAAGAGATTTACCGTTTTATGATGACGGGTTTCGACACCATCTCGGGTGGTGGGTTGTATTGGAAAGAAGATGAGAAAACTACCAAGAACACGTGCTCCAACGGGCCGGGTATACTTATTGCCTTGCAGTTATACAGCATAACAGGGCAAAAAAATTACCTTGATACAGCCATGTTGCTTTATAAGTGGGTCAATCAGCATCTGCAGTCTGCAGATGGCCTTTATTACGATCACATCAAAATACCATCGCTGAAAATTGATTCAGCAAAATATACATACAACACCGGCACCATGCTGCAGGCAAATGTGTTGTTGTACAGGATTACAAAAGATCAGCAATACCTCTCAGAAGCGCAGCGTATTGCCGCCGCAGCCCGGCAATATTTTTACAGGCACAATAAACTACCCGGCAATTACTGGTTCAATGCCGTATTGTTAAGAGGGCTGCAGGACCTGTACAGGGAAGACCACAACCGGGCGCACATAGAATGGTTTGCAAAAGATGCAGAGAGAATATGGGCCCGGAAGCGCAACGCAGACAACCTCGTGGGTACGCAGAAAAACTATGCTATGATAGACCAGGCAGCCATGATTGAAATCTATGCAAGACTGCTGGGAATGCTTTGA
- the galK gene encoding galactokinase, protein MSFTGKVYKRFKELYNDEPVIVRSPGRVNLIGEHTDYNSGFVLPAAVNKAVYAGISKREDDKILLYAAEFDQHFTTDIHTLAPNKERWPDYILGVADQFQKQGLTISGFNMVLDGNVPIGAGMSSSAAVECATAKALSELFAPGLSKLDMVKMAQAAEHEFAGVKCGIMDMFASVFGKKDHVIKLDCRSLEYAYVPFDFDDIAIVLFDTGIKHSLASTEYNVRRQQCEAGVAMIQKHYTGVHSLRDATMEMLDACVKHDAVVYNRCSFIVAEIQRLQDACNDLQHNDISAFGKRMFETHAGLSRLYEVSCPELDVLVESVKNNHAVMGARMMGGGFGGCTINLVKKDMIHTLVHETTAKYKGATGRDLQVYIASIENGTEVMHGLINA, encoded by the coding sequence ATGAGTTTTACCGGCAAGGTTTATAAACGATTTAAAGAGTTGTACAATGACGAACCTGTTATTGTACGTTCACCGGGCAGGGTGAACCTGATTGGTGAGCATACGGATTATAATAGCGGTTTTGTACTGCCTGCTGCAGTAAACAAGGCCGTTTACGCAGGCATATCTAAAAGAGAAGATGATAAAATCTTGTTGTATGCGGCAGAATTTGATCAGCATTTTACTACAGATATACATACACTGGCACCCAATAAAGAACGATGGCCCGACTATATTTTGGGCGTGGCAGACCAGTTTCAGAAACAGGGTTTAACCATCAGTGGTTTTAATATGGTATTGGATGGTAATGTGCCGATCGGTGCAGGAATGTCTTCTTCTGCAGCCGTAGAATGCGCCACTGCAAAAGCATTGAGTGAACTGTTTGCACCTGGCCTCTCAAAGCTCGATATGGTAAAAATGGCACAGGCCGCAGAACATGAATTTGCCGGTGTTAAGTGCGGTATCATGGACATGTTTGCCAGTGTGTTTGGCAAAAAAGATCATGTAATAAAACTCGACTGCCGCTCGCTGGAGTATGCATATGTGCCTTTTGATTTTGATGATATTGCCATCGTATTGTTCGACACGGGCATAAAACATTCGCTGGCATCTACGGAATATAATGTACGCCGGCAGCAATGCGAAGCCGGTGTGGCAATGATACAAAAGCATTATACCGGTGTGCATAGCCTGCGCGATGCAACGATGGAGATGCTCGATGCCTGTGTAAAGCATGATGCTGTGGTGTATAACCGCTGCAGCTTTATTGTGGCAGAGATCCAGCGCCTGCAGGATGCCTGTAATGATCTGCAGCATAATGACATCAGTGCTTTTGGTAAGCGTATGTTTGAAACGCATGCAGGCCTTAGCCGGTTGTATGAAGTAAGCTGCCCGGAACTTGATGTGCTGGTGGAATCGGTTAAAAATAATCATGCTGTAATGGGTGCACGTATGATGGGCGGGGGGTTTGGCGGTTGCACCATCAACCTGGTAAAAAAAGATATGATCCATACGCTGGTGCATGAAACCACGGCAAAATACAAAGGAGCAACCGGCCGGGACCTGCAGGTGTATATTGCTTCAATTGAAAATGGTACGGAAGTAATGCATGGATTGATCAATGCCTGA